In Curtobacterium sp. L6-1, a genomic segment contains:
- a CDS encoding sensor histidine kinase: MLGIPTHLAPRVNAWSTVRAFHAAAIGSLVAAALLLLLYRLDAPSDHVLGAVLAVVPMLVMIGVHVHIGTWRSAAAFLVVGGLCTFWFATVVQRELTEVPWVASYLMSLVVVPLVLIGGSGSGSARVVLWSVTGFVVGRVVTAIAVLQVGGPDHPLVLAWVTLGFVIALVLAVGRSTARSERIQPELLRSAREEHVTAYRAGIEAEAAAILHDTVLNHLNAIALAPAGPMDEHLARTMESDVAMLTGRAWLAGNAHATDDTDTATAEGVAAFERMLDEQRSAGLRVTVTGDPVSVARLDTRAMTAVLRAVGQCLANVTKHAGTDEAEVSVFDDGVSCTVMVVDDGRGFDEQATGADRMGLRNSVRERIGRVGGEVQVWSSPGSGTSVMMSVPYSAGTEPVPVDVGTGSTTLDSGSFGIERAS; the protein is encoded by the coding sequence GTGCTCGGCATCCCCACGCATCTCGCCCCTCGGGTGAACGCGTGGTCGACCGTGCGCGCCTTCCACGCGGCCGCGATCGGGTCCCTCGTCGCCGCGGCCCTCCTGCTCCTGCTCTACCGGCTCGACGCCCCCTCCGACCACGTCCTCGGGGCCGTGCTCGCGGTGGTCCCGATGCTCGTCATGATCGGCGTGCACGTCCACATCGGCACGTGGCGGTCGGCAGCGGCCTTCCTCGTCGTCGGAGGGCTCTGCACGTTCTGGTTCGCGACCGTCGTGCAACGGGAGCTGACCGAGGTGCCGTGGGTGGCGTCCTACCTGATGTCCCTCGTCGTCGTGCCCCTCGTCCTCATCGGCGGATCGGGGAGCGGCAGCGCCCGCGTGGTGCTCTGGTCGGTTACCGGCTTCGTGGTCGGCCGGGTCGTCACGGCGATCGCCGTGCTGCAGGTCGGCGGACCGGACCACCCCCTGGTCCTCGCCTGGGTGACGCTCGGGTTCGTGATCGCCCTCGTCCTCGCGGTGGGCCGCTCGACGGCGCGGTCGGAGCGCATCCAGCCGGAGTTGCTCCGGTCTGCCCGGGAAGAGCACGTGACCGCCTACCGTGCCGGCATTGAGGCCGAGGCGGCGGCGATCCTGCACGACACGGTCCTCAACCACCTCAACGCCATCGCGCTCGCTCCGGCGGGGCCGATGGACGAGCACCTGGCACGGACGATGGAGTCCGACGTCGCGATGCTCACCGGACGAGCCTGGCTCGCCGGGAACGCCCACGCCACCGACGACACGGACACCGCGACCGCCGAGGGTGTGGCGGCGTTCGAACGGATGCTCGACGAGCAACGGTCGGCCGGACTGCGGGTCACGGTCACGGGGGACCCGGTGTCGGTCGCGCGCCTGGACACCAGGGCGATGACGGCCGTCCTCCGCGCCGTCGGCCAGTGCCTGGCGAACGTGACCAAGCACGCCGGGACCGACGAGGCCGAGGTCAGCGTCTTCGACGACGGTGTCTCGTGCACGGTCATGGTCGTCGACGACGGCCGTGGGTTCGACGAGCAGGCGACGGGTGCGGACCGGATGGGGCTCCGCAACTCCGTCCGCGAGCGGATCGGTCGCGTCGGCGGTGAGGTGCAGGTGTGGTCGTCGCCCGGTTCGGGCACGAGCGTCATGATGAGCGTGCCGTACAGCGCGGGGACCGAGCCCGTCCCGGTCGACGTCGGCACCGGGAGCACCACCCTCGACTCCGGTAGCTTCGGGATCGAGCGTGCATCGTGA
- a CDS encoding LLM class flavin-dependent oxidoreductase: MSDAPLHLSVLDLATREYGQSNTEALQGSIDMAVRAEQLGYERFWVAEHHGMPGITSSAPAVLLSAVGAATSTIRIGSGGVMLPNHAPLVVAEQFGTLRALYGDRVDLGIGRAPGTDGATAMALRRTDRLDVDDFPQQLADLVGFFTGMEESNPLSRIRAVPGYGDVPEFWLLGSSGYSAQVAGALGIAFAFAHHFASDNTEAALALYHQSFRPSRFRSEPLALIGVQVVTDEDPAVVEEQSAPGMISFIRMRQGAKPEPVSMEEARAYEFSDLERRFIAARTERQAYGSRDQVAAKINELVASTGADGVIVAPGAAQSRYRHQALEVVADLHTEGRLVRPGVAVA; the protein is encoded by the coding sequence ATGAGCGACGCCCCACTGCACCTTTCCGTCCTCGACCTGGCCACGCGTGAGTACGGCCAGTCGAACACCGAGGCCCTGCAGGGCTCGATCGACATGGCGGTCCGCGCCGAGCAGCTCGGCTACGAGCGCTTCTGGGTCGCCGAGCACCACGGCATGCCCGGCATCACTTCGTCGGCCCCGGCCGTCCTGCTCAGCGCCGTGGGTGCCGCGACCTCCACGATCCGTATCGGGTCGGGCGGCGTGATGCTGCCGAACCACGCACCGCTCGTCGTCGCGGAGCAGTTCGGGACCCTGCGCGCGCTCTACGGTGACCGGGTGGACCTCGGCATCGGGCGTGCGCCCGGGACCGACGGTGCCACCGCGATGGCGCTCCGCCGCACGGACCGGCTGGACGTGGACGACTTCCCGCAGCAGCTCGCCGACCTGGTCGGGTTCTTCACCGGCATGGAGGAGTCGAACCCGCTGTCCCGCATCCGCGCGGTCCCCGGCTACGGTGACGTGCCGGAGTTCTGGCTGCTCGGCTCGTCGGGCTACAGCGCTCAGGTCGCTGGCGCGCTCGGCATCGCGTTCGCGTTCGCCCACCACTTCGCCTCGGACAACACCGAGGCCGCGCTGGCGCTCTACCACCAGTCGTTCCGCCCGTCGCGCTTCCGGTCCGAGCCGCTCGCCCTCATCGGCGTGCAGGTCGTCACGGACGAGGACCCCGCGGTCGTCGAGGAGCAGAGCGCCCCGGGCATGATCTCGTTCATCCGGATGCGCCAGGGCGCGAAGCCCGAGCCGGTGTCGATGGAGGAGGCCCGCGCGTACGAGTTCTCGGACCTCGAGCGTCGGTTCATCGCGGCACGCACCGAGCGGCAGGCGTACGGCTCCCGTGACCAGGTCGCGGCGAAGATCAACGAGCTCGTCGCGTCGACCGGGGCCGACGGCGTGATCGTCGCTCCGGGCGCCGCACAGTCGCGCTACCGGCACCAGGCGCTCGAGGTCGTGGCCGACCTGCACACCGAGGGCCGGCTGGTCCGGCCGGGTGTCGCCGTCGCCTGA
- a CDS encoding DNA-binding response regulator — MTSTDPTRLPEGGPAMPAPGSRRVRLAILDDHEVLLDSLSSWIAVNAFDFDLALTAHTWLEMVHSDSFPTDLVFLDFQLKEPVSIEARVRTCRAAGAKVIVLSSVDARESRDRSLAAGAAAFLSKSLPMREVMDIAREVMGVARETPAQREWRPLPTGASAHQRPKLSHGEEEALRLYVSGYSTNEVAAQMNVQYETAKTYLRRVREKYAKVGRPASKKSDLIRRAAEDGFLA; from the coding sequence ATGACCAGCACTGACCCGACCCGGTTGCCGGAGGGCGGTCCCGCCATGCCGGCCCCGGGTTCCCGCCGGGTGCGTTTGGCCATCCTCGACGACCACGAGGTCCTGCTCGACAGCCTGTCGAGCTGGATCGCGGTGAACGCCTTCGACTTCGACCTGGCCCTCACCGCGCACACCTGGCTCGAGATGGTGCACAGCGACAGTTTCCCGACCGACCTGGTGTTCCTCGACTTCCAGCTCAAGGAACCGGTCTCCATCGAGGCCCGCGTCCGCACGTGCCGGGCTGCGGGCGCGAAGGTGATCGTGCTCTCGAGCGTCGACGCCCGTGAGTCACGCGACCGTTCGCTCGCCGCCGGCGCCGCGGCGTTCCTGTCCAAGTCGCTGCCGATGCGCGAGGTCATGGACATCGCCCGCGAGGTCATGGGCGTCGCCCGCGAGACCCCGGCCCAGCGCGAGTGGCGGCCGCTGCCGACCGGTGCCAGTGCGCACCAGCGGCCGAAGCTCAGTCACGGTGAAGAGGAAGCACTCCGCCTGTACGTCTCCGGCTACTCGACGAACGAGGTCGCCGCGCAGATGAACGTGCAGTACGAGACCGCCAAGACGTACCTGCGCCGCGTGCGCGAGAAGTACGCGAAGGTCGGCCGTCCGGCGTCGAAGAAGTCCGACCTGATCCGTCGTGCGGCGGAGGACGGCTTCCTCGCGTAG
- a CDS encoding thymidine kinase, which translates to MAKLYFRFGAMNSGKSTGLLQAAYNYEERGQRVLLAKPSVDTKGDREIVSRLGVTRTVDVVLPADADVRAAVADAGATDPESDRLDGMVRPVSCVLVDEAQFLTPRQVDDLLRVAVLDDVPVLAYGIRTDFRTEAFPGSRRLLEVAHSLEELKTICRCGRKAVFNARKVDGRFVFDGSQVAIDGVDVTYESLCANCYLTESGGRLDGEIAV; encoded by the coding sequence GTGGCGAAGCTCTACTTCCGCTTCGGCGCGATGAACAGCGGCAAGAGCACCGGGCTCCTGCAGGCCGCCTACAACTACGAGGAGCGGGGCCAGCGCGTCCTGCTCGCCAAGCCCAGCGTCGACACCAAGGGCGACCGTGAGATCGTCTCGCGCCTGGGCGTGACCCGGACGGTCGACGTCGTCCTGCCCGCCGATGCCGACGTCCGTGCCGCGGTCGCCGACGCCGGAGCGACCGACCCCGAGTCCGATCGCCTGGACGGGATGGTCCGCCCGGTCAGCTGCGTGCTCGTCGACGAGGCGCAGTTCCTCACCCCGCGGCAGGTCGACGACCTCCTGCGGGTTGCCGTCCTCGACGACGTCCCGGTCCTGGCCTACGGCATCCGCACGGACTTCCGGACCGAGGCGTTCCCCGGCAGCCGCCGCCTGCTCGAGGTCGCACACTCCCTCGAGGAGCTCAAGACGATCTGCCGCTGTGGTCGCAAGGCAGTCTTCAACGCCCGCAAGGTCGACGGCCGCTTCGTGTTCGACGGGTCGCAGGTCGCGATCGACGGTGTGGACGTCACGTACGAGTCGCTGTGCGCCAACTGCTACCTCACCGAGTCCGGTGGTCGGTTGGACGGCGAGATCGCCGTCTGA